The following coding sequences are from one Biomphalaria glabrata chromosome 8, xgBioGlab47.1, whole genome shotgun sequence window:
- the LOC106070062 gene encoding mitochondrial import inner membrane translocase subunit TIM16-like isoform X1 encodes MPYLAAKYLAQIILAGTQVIGKAFVRAVKQEYAASQQAAKNAGGGRHGARKAAADSVSGMTLQEAKQVLNLSDITDTQTLLKNYEHLFEVNDKSKGGSLYIQSKVVRAKERIDMELANLQKTQAEKARRSADGPHS; translated from the exons atgcCTTACCTTGCA GCTAAGTACCTTGCTCAGATAATACTTGCTGGCACACAAGTAATTGGTAAAGCTTTCGTTAGGGCAGTGAAACAAGAATATGCTGCCAGCCAGCAGGCCGCCaaaaatgcaggtgggggtcgtCATGGGGCCAGAAAAGCAGCAGCTGACTCTGTTTCTGGAATGACTTTACag gaaGCCAAGCAAGTCCTAAATTTATCTGATATAACAGACACTCAAACATTACTAAAAAATTATGAACATCTCTTTGAAGTGAATGACAAGTCTAAAGGAGGCTCTTTATATATACAGTCAAAG gtTGTTAGGGCCAAGGAGAGGATTGACATGGAGTTGGCAAATTTACAAAAGACACAAGCAGAAAAGGCAAGGCGGTCTGCAGATGGTCCTCACTCTTGA
- the LOC106070062 gene encoding mitochondrial import inner membrane translocase subunit TIM16-like isoform X2: MAKYLAQIILAGTQVIGKAFVRAVKQEYAASQQAAKNAGGGRHGARKAAADSVSGMTLQEAKQVLNLSDITDTQTLLKNYEHLFEVNDKSKGGSLYIQSKVVRAKERIDMELANLQKTQAEKARRSADGPHS; encoded by the exons ATG GCTAAGTACCTTGCTCAGATAATACTTGCTGGCACACAAGTAATTGGTAAAGCTTTCGTTAGGGCAGTGAAACAAGAATATGCTGCCAGCCAGCAGGCCGCCaaaaatgcaggtgggggtcgtCATGGGGCCAGAAAAGCAGCAGCTGACTCTGTTTCTGGAATGACTTTACag gaaGCCAAGCAAGTCCTAAATTTATCTGATATAACAGACACTCAAACATTACTAAAAAATTATGAACATCTCTTTGAAGTGAATGACAAGTCTAAAGGAGGCTCTTTATATATACAGTCAAAG gtTGTTAGGGCCAAGGAGAGGATTGACATGGAGTTGGCAAATTTACAAAAGACACAAGCAGAAAAGGCAAGGCGGTCTGCAGATGGTCCTCACTCTTGA